Genomic window (Plodia interpunctella isolate USDA-ARS_2022_Savannah chromosome 25, ilPloInte3.2, whole genome shotgun sequence):
gaaggaaaacatcgtgaggaaacatgcACTACCTcaataccttttttttttttttttttgttctcgcaGGAAGAAACCCATTTACGGGCGACCCAGGGGAAGAACATCTCCCCCGGAGTGTGGGGCTCCCAGGCCGCTGTCGGCccggactacccactaaaaccTCCTGCGGCGTTTTCCGTCCGACCGTTAATGGGGGCGCCATGGGATCGCGGACATTTcaccacgacgccccccgaaaccacgacgccccccgtcaccacgacgccccccgtcaccacgacgccccccgtcaccacgacgccccccgacaccacgacgccccccgtcaccacgacgccccccgtcaccacgacgccccccgTCACCACGATGCCCCCCGTcaccacgacgccccccgacaccacgacgccccccgtcaccacgacgccccccgtcaccacgacgccccccgtcaccacgacgccccccgtcaccacgacgccccccgtcaccacgacgccccccgtcaccacgacgccccccgtcaccacgacgccccccgtcaccacgacgcccccgtcaccacgacgccccccgacaccacgacgccccccgtcaccacgacgccccccgACTACCTCAATACCTGCCCCTAGAAGACGTTAAGTAGTTGTAAATCTACGTAAtcgtcatgtcagatgcctttaggcgacttgaataaaatcaccAGTTGTTGACACcagttttagcaataacatactcgatatgatgacgactagctattgcccgcggcttcgctcgcgtcaATTTCCCACGGGGAGAGTACTTTTTCAGAGATATAAGGTATATCATTGGAATAGAAGCTTGAAGaggaacatacaaactcactttaACTTTCTctgatgtatttattattcaggGTTTCCCttgtattatatactaaataacaggtattaaacgcgcacataccttttctatttcccagacgtttcggaccttgttacaaaggtccgtATGGTCACTGGGCGAcgggtatgtgcgcgtttaatacctgttaattagtatatattttcccttgtattagtttatatttatgtacttactttctaacaaataaattattacaaacaaacaaaaaaacaaaataaatatttctttcattctaaaaGCAACATTTTAAAGCTCTTAAGGTTCTTTCCTGGAAGATGTTCTCATTTAAGAAACGACCTCTACTCGCGTTTTAGTCTGATGTAAACCTACAGCTACCATTCAACATTCCTTTtaccacaaaatatttatattttcaacgaTACCCGTTAAATTCATactactggggtattattataatctgtgtccatactattattataaatgcgaaagtctttccgtctgtctgtctgttccgctttcactggactgattttgatgttaTTTAGTATGCATACAGTTAAAGACCccgttcaaatataggctaGGCTCAAATATAGCTTTGTTTATCAATAATTAACCCCCAAATAACTATAATGGGTGATGAAAgtcagagaaattcacgcgggcgaagccgcgggtaaaagctagtgaaGAATGATTCtttttataagaataaataataaataaatatattaggacaaatctcacagattgagcaaaccccaaagtaagttcgggacttgtgttatggaatactaactcaacgatactatattttataacaaatacatatatagataaacatccaaaacccgggccaatcagaaaaatatcattttccatcatgacccgaccgcaTACGTAATAGCATACATTGTTGGGTttccattgcggtaaataaaagcactcatacaaactgtGCAATATGTACTTGGCCTATTTAAGCATTggcctattatatattagacgacctcggtggcgcagtggtaaagttctagccactgaaccgaaaggtcctgggttcgatccccggtcgggtcatgatggaaaatgatctttttctgattgatccgggtcttggatgtttatctatatatgtatttgttataaaatatagtatcgttgagttagtatctcataacacaagtctcgaacttactttggggctagctcaatctgtgtgatttgtcctaatatatttatttatttattattatttatttattctattaaatGCAGCTGAAGTTTTAACGACCTGTAGTCACCGTGGTCGAAGCCGAACTGGAGTATATACGTTGTGAAGACCATTGCGTCATTGAGCTAaacgaaaatttgaaaaacattatacgagttccacactgtcgccgtactcagacacatgcctgCAGACGCGAAtgcgtaaataaatatattagaacaaatcacacagattgagctagccccaaagtaagttcgaggcttgtgttatggattaatatatatagataaacatccaagacccgggccaatcagaaaaagatcattttccgtcatgacccgaccggggatcgaacccgggacagaggcaagcactttaccactgcgccaccgaggttcgTGAACCATCAGTTGGAGCACGGGACCTTAGAAGTCCCCGTGCTTCACCCAGGTGAAGAACTTTTGTGAAGCACGGGTCCGGACTCAACATTTCTTAGTATAAGTGGTTTTATcttcctaatattataaatgcgaaagttggtgatgtaatgtatatttgttactccttcacgcaaaatctactggaccgattgttatgattttttttacacgggtagaatataaccagcAATATcatataggttatattttattttgaaattcccacggaagggactaggctacattttatctcgaaattcccacgggagcgaagcctccgCGCTCAGCTAGTTTACcataatgaaaaaccagcaatgtatatcgaatccgccaaagtgtGGCAAACTGTTCGGTTAACAGACTAAGTAAATGTAAATCTGACCAAGACTGGCaaacagtgtggagccggcattattctaaatttcattCAGAGGAAAGCATTACTATCGCGTGATCTATTGACCCCTCAGTTATTTAATCCTGGAATATTCAATGTAGAATCCTGGAGATTCCTGACGGCATCACGCTCGCTTGAGCTCAAATAAGATGTTCTCAAGAGGATACGGCGTTTTTATTGTGTGGTCCAAGTCAGAGGATTATCATCATTTAGCACACGGCGTCCGAggaatctaaaaaaaaactgtttattaGCTCAAACATTACCAATAGCGCAATAACaagattatttgttagacaaataaaaaaaaaccccttTCTATATTCATTTCGCATTTCAGCCGTTCATAAGCTGTTATAagcggctgaaccgattttgatcaaacatatctaagaaccaccgtataaaaattaactgtcaaataaaaaacaatcgcatctaaatcggttcacccgttgatgagctacggtgccacttacacagacagatacacttAGCGGTTAAACTTGTAACACCCCTCTTATTACGTCTGGGGTTAAAAAGCGATAGAGTTACCTcaaatcttgttttttttttgtactcaCTCCATTGCGTTGCTCAACCAGAACTCTGAAGACTGTATGTCAAAGTGCCTGTAATCCCCTAAGCCTGGATATCTTAAGAAAGATGAACAACTCCATTTTAAAGGTTGGCTAGgataactttaatttattattaaaatatctgaaTTTTCTTGCTGATTAACATGTACTAATTTCAAACCAGAAACAAATgactaaataaatgaaatatgaacCATTACatgacatttattaatttattgttaaatatttatctagttTCCTGCCTGGGCATTCTCATTTcttatatactagcttttacccgctgcttcgcccgtgtaaatttcccacggaaatatttattttataggaaaaaagtacccttttccatacttcaaactacatgtatgcaaaatttcaagatgattGGTTGACCAGATAGAGCGTTacgaggtaacaaacaaacttactttcgtatttaaaatattaggattaggatacTTAACCATCAACTCAAAAATAGACCCGCCGCCTCAGcgattcttaaaaaaatacatctgAACAAACACTTCGAATAGAAACTAagtaattaactaattttacTACAATATATTTGCAATATAACTGACTAGCTGCCCATCTCAGCTTTACTTAGGTAAAatcctaataaataatacactaaaaccttcctcagaagtCACACTATCTATAGGTGAAAGTCGTATGAAAATTCTGCCAGGTCTTTGAGTTTCTcacgttcatacagacaaacgCGACAGGGAGACTTATCTTTAAGATGTACTATACTCTTGTGCCTTGGACCAAATGCGAATACTTCCGAGTTACGTATGTGAGAATACGTGTCTACCTACGCCCTTAGAGAAAATGAGTaatcaactttttatttcttactgtTTTTTGTCCGCGAAATTCTGTATGTTTTTAGTTTGATTCATTTGTAGGTGTgatattaattgattaatcGAAAATTAGAGAAACCGGGTAACATTGACTCTTTGCGGCGGTGGTTCctccctaaaataggaccactctatatACTCCTAGACGGGACTAAGGGACATAAAACCTTAAtaactgataggcaacgatGGCATTCCCAAATGGCGTCaggccggttataaaatcataaataaaacctttttttgGGCTTTAGGgtgtcacagctccgaatgcgTAGGAAACACGCGAagataatatagaatataacaCCTTTTCATCTTATAACTTGGACCACAGGCTACCACTCTAGCTATGTGAGAAAACGTCTCCCTTAGAGAAAAATGTGACGTCAACATGCTTCCCGAgtgggaattttaaatttatttttatacggtATTTAACTAGATTTCCTGGTTGTGTGTGATtgaattgttttgaaataataaagttattctATTGGTtacattttcgaaaaaaaaatacggaaaaattatttcatattaactagcggcccgacccggcttcgctcaggcaaaccataataaattatacaccaaaaccttTCTCGGAagtcacactatctattttaaaacccgcatcaaaatccgttgcgtagttttcaAGGACCATACACacggacagacagcgggaagcgactttgttttatactttattttatctatgtattcATAATGGAATGAATGAACTGGACCACAGTAAGCCAGCTAACCACCAAAATCACAGcgaataaatttaagaaaccataaaaatatatctcattTAATATCCAGAGTCAGTGGAATTTATCACTAACAGATCCTTTGTTTTCTACATTACGATGGATATAAAATAGAGAGGTTATAGATGTAGATACCCCTCTTATTCTTATGCTAACATATAGTGAACGATGACGAGCGAGCCTAGGGGCGTAGTGGTGATTAAGCCTAAAAAACCAGTCtttgtatttgaatatttattactaaatgtcgcccggggcttcgctcccgtgggaattttgagataaatatagcctaatagcaatcttggataatgtacctttcaaatgatgaaataatttttgaaatcggttcggtaatttcaaagattacccgcctcaaacatactcTTATagcaaacgcttacctctttatattaATGGAATAGACTTAGAATTAATTCttcacgggaacagttattttttcaggatataaagtaccctatgtccttttcctgtacttcaaactacatgtatgtaaaagtTCAATAAACacacttactttcgcatttataatattaattaggataaTAATAGTTAGGATACTTAACTTTACGACATTAGCCGACAAAAAGGAAGAAAGCAAATATAAAAGGGCCTGTCCtgcaatttataaaaaggaTATGTCACTGTGACAATGACAGTGACAGCTGTcatcaagtttattttaatgagagCTGTCGctaacacaaataataaaacaaaatggtatgccgcgtctgttcgcgataaaattaaaaactacagcaccaatagatagtgtgatttctgggttgtttaggtgtttaattaataatgttattgttatatgttAAAGTTctgtattttctatattttatcacgaTGAGGGAGAGAAATGCGGAATTGAGATAAAAGCTATATTGATGAAAGACAATGGTTGTATTCCATATGAATAAAGGtccatgtataatattaaggGCTATACAAAGAAGTCGCAAAATTCGAAGAACTTTTCAGATTATTCAACGTTTCCAGTATTTATAACGTTTACATTAAGAGtccttttattaatttcatgacCTGATGGTACACCTAGAGTCGGCTCCCGATGAAAGAATCACTCAACGGTTAATAACAcggtcaattttttttcaacgtGACATTAGTTCCGATGgcaatgcattattgtgatGAACGAGACCTGATGATGGACCAGGATCAGCTTTCAACGCGGGATctcctcaacagtttactgAACAGACACGAATTTTTCCTCACGCGGTGAATGAAACAAGAACTTTCGCAAAAAAAgcatgtttaaaataaaatttaataaaaactttacggGAAGTGAGTTTGCTTTATCACTggatagtataaaacaaagtcgcttcccgctgtctgttcctatatatgcttagatcttttaaaccacgcaacgtaTTTTGTTGCGGTTTGTTTCAATAGATAGAGTaattccagaggaaggtttatatatacctatgtaacaTGCATTATATTGCACCCGGGCAGGTCGCTagttctaactaatattataaatgggaaattaagtttgtttgttacctcttcacgctctatctacctAACCAATctccttgaaattttacatacatgtagcTTGAAGTATGGACATAGGGGCatacctttcattccggaaaattaacgcgggtgaactcgcgggcaaaagctaatagtatatataattatgtcaatATTATAACGTACGGAGGGgtaagtgcgggtttgcagtGTGGTTGCGTTGCGTCAAAATGGTgcattgtgattggttcgctgcgtctcacttcgaatcgactcgatggtgacaagtgaaatgcaaacctgAACTAACCCCTCAGAGCATTAATACGCCTCTAGGATTAAGATTACCACTCCCAATCGGTGAGCAAAACCTACGTAACATAGATATATAACATCGAGTCCAGTTAGTCCAAATCCTGCAGGGCGAGAAATCACCGGGAGGTCAGAAGAAATTTGGAGATTTCacagtatagatatataagaaaaatatgggTCATTCGCGAATTACTATCGATTGAAAAATCGATTATAGTTTCTGTCAAAGTTTCAAGTAGTAGACGATACCAAGAAATTTGGAGATTTCACAGTATAGatatgtaagaaaaatatggGTCATTCGCGAATTACTATCGATTGAAAAATCGATTATAGTTTCTGTCAAAGTTTCAAGTAGTAGACGATACCTTGTTCagatacttacatattaataaaacaaagtcctttacCGAAGATAAACTCAgtaactactgcacggattttcatgcggttttcaccaatggataaagtgattcttgaggaaggtttaggtctacaatttattagtatgtttttacccgagaaaagtctgaagaaggtttagtggtatattttatcatgtttgtacccgagcgaag
Coding sequences:
- the LOC135309966 gene encoding uncharacterized protein LOC135309966, which produces MSITAVAETSSPVAQCPLMQQGPKRLENKNKEETHLRATQGKNISPGVWGSQAAVGPDYPLKPPAAFSVRPLMGAPWDRGHFTTTPPETTTPPVTTTPPVTTTPPVTTTPPDTTTPPVTTTPPVTTTPPVTTMPPVTTTPPDTTTPPVTTTPPVTTTPPMPLGDLNKITSC